A part of Halobacillus shinanisalinarum genomic DNA contains:
- a CDS encoding class I SAM-dependent DNA methyltransferase, whose amino-acid sequence MEYKGPSAYDNEQFLDNFLARRNREESPNNTMEHPAFMKFLGDVSQRKILDLGCGDAQFGVELLEQGCASYEGVEGSSKMTDQARSTLGQLKGKVFHSSMEDWDYPHDHYDVIISRVSFHYIEKLQPVFKKIHQSLRENGRFVFSVQHPVLTSSQVSAEQSSKKFNWVVDNYFECEKRVEPWINEKVVKYHRTFEEYFRLVKGAGFKIDDVSECTPRRDNFNSEEEYERRKRIPLFLIFACQK is encoded by the coding sequence ATGGAATATAAAGGCCCGTCAGCATACGATAATGAGCAGTTTTTGGATAACTTTTTAGCAAGGAGAAATCGTGAAGAGAGTCCTAATAATACGATGGAACACCCTGCTTTCATGAAATTTCTTGGCGATGTCAGTCAAAGGAAGATTCTTGATCTCGGATGTGGGGATGCTCAATTTGGTGTAGAGTTATTGGAACAGGGATGTGCTTCATATGAGGGAGTAGAAGGGTCAAGTAAAATGACGGACCAAGCGAGGAGTACGCTTGGTCAACTAAAAGGAAAAGTATTTCACTCGTCCATGGAAGATTGGGATTATCCTCACGATCATTATGATGTGATCATTTCAAGAGTTTCCTTCCATTACATAGAAAAGCTGCAACCTGTTTTTAAGAAAATTCATCAATCTCTTCGTGAAAATGGCAGGTTTGTTTTCAGCGTTCAGCACCCAGTACTAACCTCTTCCCAAGTGAGTGCCGAGCAATCCTCTAAAAAGTTTAATTGGGTAGTCGATAATTATTTTGAATGCGAAAAGCGTGTGGAGCCATGGATTAATGAGAAGGTAGTAAAGTATCATCGAACATTTGAAGAATATTTCAGATTAGTAAAAGGTGCCGGATTTAAGATTGATGATGTGAGTGAGTGTACACCAAGGCGAGACAACTTTAATAGCGAGGAAGAGTATGAGAGACGGAAGCGTATTCCGTTGTTCCTTATCTTTGCTTGCCAAAAATGA
- a CDS encoding nitric oxide synthase oxygenase — protein MNTGGISVLSTGLWQEAETFIRQCYVELGKSNEQIDERLREVKELIDRTGTYHHTYEELEYGAKVAWRNSNRCIGRLFWEGLKVFDQRNIEDEEGIRNALLTHMDYATNGGKIRSTISIFKPKRQDKEIRIWNHQLVRYAGYEEEYGMVGDPASVEFTKKCQELGWRGEGGRFDVLPLVIQIDGRQPKWFDIPKEKLLEVSLHHPDYEWFEDLGLKWYAVPFISDMCLEIGGLDYTAAPFNGWYMGTEIGARNLADEFRYNLLPTVAEAMGLDTNRNSSLWKDRALVELNQAVLYSYKAAKVSIVDHHTAAQQFQLFQNKEVKCGREATGDWTWLIPPMSPAATNIFHQSFEDRMDTPNYFYQEKAF, from the coding sequence ATGAATACAGGAGGCATCTCTGTTTTGAGTACTGGTTTATGGCAGGAGGCTGAAACGTTTATTCGTCAGTGTTATGTGGAACTTGGTAAGTCGAATGAACAAATAGATGAAAGACTAAGAGAAGTGAAAGAGCTTATAGATCGCACGGGAACCTATCATCATACGTATGAAGAACTTGAATATGGTGCTAAAGTTGCCTGGAGAAACAGCAATCGCTGCATTGGGCGTTTGTTTTGGGAAGGTTTGAAAGTGTTTGACCAGCGTAACATTGAAGATGAAGAGGGGATTCGTAATGCTCTCTTGACCCATATGGACTATGCGACAAATGGAGGTAAAATCCGCTCCACCATCTCAATCTTTAAACCGAAGCGGCAAGACAAGGAGATTCGCATATGGAATCATCAACTCGTTCGATATGCCGGCTATGAGGAAGAGTACGGAATGGTAGGAGATCCAGCTTCCGTTGAATTCACAAAGAAGTGCCAAGAGTTAGGTTGGCGAGGAGAAGGTGGAAGATTTGATGTTCTGCCGCTTGTTATACAAATCGATGGCCGTCAGCCAAAGTGGTTTGATATACCAAAAGAAAAACTGCTCGAGGTTTCGCTTCATCACCCTGATTATGAGTGGTTCGAGGATCTTGGGCTAAAATGGTATGCCGTTCCGTTTATTTCTGATATGTGCCTTGAAATTGGAGGCTTGGATTATACTGCGGCTCCTTTTAATGGATGGTATATGGGTACGGAAATAGGGGCACGTAATTTAGCTGATGAATTTCGTTACAACTTGCTGCCGACAGTTGCTGAGGCGATGGGATTGGATACAAATCGAAACAGCTCCCTTTGGAAAGATCGTGCGCTTGTAGAGCTGAACCAGGCTGTGCTCTATTCTTATAAAGCTGCCAAGGTGAGTATCGTCGATCATCATACCGCTGCCCAGCAGTTTCAACTTTTTCAAAATAAAGAAGTGAAGTGCGGACGGGAAGCGACGGGGGATTGGACATGGTTGATCCCACCGATGTCGCCAGCCGCAACGAACATCTTTCATCAGTCGTTTGAAGATCGGATGGATACACCGAATTACTTTTATCAAGAAAAAGCATTTTGA
- a CDS encoding zinc ribbon domain-containing protein, giving the protein MGEQGCMKCGSTEAGTKDVSMTGSGLSKMLDVQNNKFTVVYCKNCGYSEFYNTQASKGSNIFDLFFG; this is encoded by the coding sequence ATGGGTGAACAAGGATGTATGAAATGCGGCAGTACAGAAGCCGGGACGAAGGATGTATCGATGACAGGCTCAGGTCTATCAAAAATGCTTGATGTACAAAATAACAAGTTTACCGTTGTTTATTGTAAGAATTGTGGTTATTCAGAGTTTTACAATACTCAAGCTTCAAAAGGAAGTAATATTTTTGATTTGTTCTTTGGGTAA
- a CDS encoding aldehyde dehydrogenase family protein, with amino-acid sequence MSPQTFTKQYINGEWKTGSSEKTVENVNPYTNQTIASIQSANEQDLDEAYKAAEAAQKDWQKLTPGKKQAYFDALLKAMTKRKDEIVDWLVKESGSTLIKAEVEFQSAYGILRESASFPTRMEGQILPSNIPEKENRVYRSPKGVIGVIGPWNFPFHLAMRSVAPAIATGNAVVVKPASSTPATAGLLLADLFEEAGFPKGVINAVVGRGSEIGDAFVAHPVPKLISFTGSTEVGSHIGELAGKHIKDTALELGGNNAMLVLEDADVEKAVQAAAFGKFLHQGQICIALNRIVVHESVHDQFVEALKQKVEGLQSGDPAEIQTVVGPLINQEASERIQNDIGESIEQGATKLVGGEVSGNLMQPTLLTNVTNEMPIAKNEIFGPVAAVIKVTSEEEAIEVANDSPYGLGGSVFTKDVHRGVEVAKQIETGMIHVNDQSVNDEGHVAFGGEKQSGLGRFGGAFAIDKFTTVKTIGVMNGYREFPF; translated from the coding sequence ATGAGTCCACAAACATTTACAAAACAATATATTAATGGGGAATGGAAGACTGGTTCCAGTGAAAAAACAGTCGAAAACGTGAACCCTTATACAAATCAAACGATCGCAAGCATCCAGTCTGCCAACGAGCAAGACTTGGATGAAGCTTATAAAGCTGCTGAGGCAGCACAGAAAGATTGGCAAAAGCTTACACCTGGTAAGAAGCAGGCTTACTTTGATGCTCTACTTAAGGCTATGACTAAACGTAAGGATGAAATTGTTGATTGGTTGGTCAAAGAATCTGGAAGTACGCTCATCAAAGCGGAAGTTGAGTTTCAATCAGCGTATGGCATACTACGAGAATCCGCCTCATTCCCAACTCGAATGGAGGGTCAAATTTTGCCATCAAATATACCGGAAAAGGAAAACCGTGTTTATCGTTCTCCTAAGGGAGTGATCGGTGTGATTGGACCATGGAACTTCCCGTTTCATTTAGCGATGAGATCCGTGGCCCCTGCGATTGCAACAGGCAATGCGGTTGTCGTCAAACCTGCATCAAGTACACCCGCTACGGCAGGCTTGCTTCTTGCTGACCTGTTTGAAGAAGCTGGATTTCCTAAAGGGGTAATCAATGCCGTCGTTGGTCGAGGCTCTGAAATTGGGGATGCATTTGTTGCGCACCCTGTACCAAAGCTTATTTCATTTACCGGTTCTACTGAAGTAGGCAGTCATATCGGAGAACTTGCGGGAAAGCATATCAAAGATACAGCCCTTGAGTTAGGGGGGAATAATGCCATGCTCGTTCTTGAGGATGCCGACGTTGAAAAAGCAGTTCAGGCTGCTGCTTTCGGCAAGTTTTTACACCAGGGTCAAATTTGTATTGCCTTAAACCGTATCGTTGTTCATGAGTCTGTTCATGATCAATTTGTGGAAGCATTGAAGCAGAAAGTCGAGGGATTGCAGTCTGGTGATCCTGCTGAAATACAAACCGTTGTAGGCCCGCTCATTAATCAGGAGGCGTCCGAACGAATCCAAAACGATATAGGTGAGAGCATAGAGCAAGGCGCAACGAAACTTGTTGGTGGAGAGGTGTCAGGTAATCTGATGCAGCCTACCCTGTTAACAAACGTAACGAATGAGATGCCGATTGCTAAAAACGAAATCTTCGGTCCTGTAGCTGCAGTTATTAAAGTTACTAGTGAAGAGGAAGCCATTGAAGTGGCGAATGATTCACCATATGGCTTAGGTGGTTCCGTGTTCACTAAAGATGTCCACCGTGGTGTTGAGGTAGCGAAACAAATCGAAACGGGTATGATTCACGTCAATGATCAATCTGTAAACGATGAAGGTCACGTCGCCTTTGGTGGGGAAAAACAGTCTGGTTTAGGACGCTTTGGGGGAGCCTTTGCGATTGATAAATTTACGACAGTCAAAACGATTGGAGTTATGAATGGTTATCGCGAATTCCCATTCTAA
- a CDS encoding sensor histidine kinase: protein MFELLLPMLERLGIIVTVAFIVTRFRFFRELIDQKTLDRPQQYMAVVFFGLFGIIGTYTGITYDISSFEYSSWAINLGESEALANSRVIGVVAAGLFGGYRIGVGAGLIAGLHRISLGGFTGIACGISAVIAGLIAGFFHKKDQPLKLKTALMVGALAETVQMAVILIISNPFARAWDLVQEIGLPMIVANGVGSALFLLIIRNVLNEEEKAGAIQAQKALKLAESTVSYLRKGLTVESAQKACQIIYDEVGVRAISMTDQEKILAHVGEADDHHNSGEGIQTRATKDVIHTGDLIVARHEDINCSEPNCPLGAAVIAPLKRRQEVVGTLKFYVRSEKDVSNVLLELIQGLSALLGQQLEIAEAEKARELAREAEVKALQAQVNPHFLFNSLNVIVSLTRTEPDRARSLLIALSKFFRQNLGATTKTWTSLKEELQHVKSYLTIEETRFVDRLHVQYDVDQRALDMKIAPLTLQPLVENCIKHGIKDQQEDCEIIVRIKSVEEGVKISIMDNGTGIDQDRLKTLGNQEVESEKGTGLGLFNVNKRLAYMHGERSTLRIISAPGEGTEISFFLYEKEEEVSA, encoded by the coding sequence ATGTTTGAGCTGCTTTTGCCAATGCTTGAACGTTTGGGGATTATTGTAACAGTGGCCTTTATCGTTACTCGATTTCGGTTTTTTCGTGAGCTCATCGATCAAAAGACACTTGATCGCCCTCAGCAATATATGGCGGTCGTGTTCTTCGGGTTGTTTGGGATTATTGGAACATACACAGGAATTACTTATGATATTAGTTCATTTGAGTATAGCAGCTGGGCAATCAATCTCGGTGAGTCGGAAGCGCTTGCTAATTCACGTGTGATCGGGGTGGTTGCTGCCGGTTTGTTTGGCGGCTACCGTATTGGCGTGGGAGCAGGTTTGATTGCCGGCCTCCATCGGATTTCACTTGGCGGGTTTACTGGAATTGCGTGTGGAATCTCAGCAGTGATAGCGGGTTTGATTGCCGGATTTTTTCATAAAAAAGATCAGCCCCTTAAATTGAAGACGGCATTAATGGTTGGGGCGCTGGCTGAGACCGTACAAATGGCAGTTATTCTAATCATTTCAAATCCATTTGCTCGTGCCTGGGATCTTGTGCAGGAGATAGGCTTGCCAATGATTGTGGCGAATGGGGTTGGATCGGCCTTGTTCTTGCTTATTATTCGGAATGTGTTGAATGAAGAAGAAAAAGCAGGTGCGATTCAAGCGCAAAAAGCGCTCAAGTTAGCAGAATCGACGGTTTCCTATTTGCGTAAAGGTCTAACGGTGGAATCAGCACAAAAAGCCTGTCAGATCATTTACGATGAGGTGGGCGTCCGGGCGATTTCAATGACGGATCAAGAGAAAATCCTTGCTCATGTCGGAGAGGCAGATGATCATCACAATTCTGGTGAAGGGATACAGACGCGTGCGACAAAAGATGTCATTCATACAGGAGACCTCATTGTAGCCCGTCATGAGGATATCAATTGTAGCGAGCCAAACTGTCCGTTAGGGGCTGCTGTGATTGCACCGCTTAAAAGGAGGCAGGAGGTCGTCGGGACACTGAAGTTTTATGTACGCTCTGAGAAGGACGTGTCGAATGTACTGCTTGAGCTGATACAGGGCTTGAGCGCCCTGCTAGGTCAGCAGCTCGAAATTGCGGAGGCGGAGAAAGCGCGTGAATTGGCACGTGAAGCTGAAGTGAAAGCACTTCAAGCTCAAGTAAATCCCCACTTTCTGTTTAATTCATTAAATGTCATTGTTTCACTCACCCGAACAGAGCCTGATCGTGCAAGGTCATTGCTGATAGCCTTGTCTAAGTTCTTTAGGCAAAACCTTGGAGCAACTACGAAAACGTGGACATCTCTAAAAGAAGAGCTGCAGCATGTGAAGTCTTACTTAACCATTGAAGAGACACGATTTGTCGATAGGCTTCATGTACAATATGATGTGGATCAGCGTGCGCTAGATATGAAAATTGCCCCGCTAACACTTCAACCATTAGTGGAAAATTGTATTAAGCATGGCATAAAGGACCAGCAAGAAGATTGTGAAATCATTGTACGAATTAAAAGTGTAGAAGAAGGTGTGAAGATTTCCATCATGGATAACGGAACAGGGATTGATCAAGACCGATTGAAGACACTCGGAAACCAAGAGGTAGAGTCTGAGAAAGGAACAGGTCTCGGTTTGTTTAACGTGAATAAACGTCTCGCCTATATGCATGGGGAGCGTTCGACGTTGCGGATTATAAGTGCACCTGGAGAGGGTACTGAAATATCCTTCTTTCTATATGAAAAAGAAGAGGAGGTTTCTGCATGA
- a CDS encoding FAD-dependent oxidoreductase has protein sequence MKFIIIGGDAAGMSAAMQMVRNSKGNEIVTLERGEIYSYGQCGLPYVFGGEVDSFNDLIARTPETFRDKYGIDARLLHEVTKVDCDHKIVYGIDHGSGEKFEESYDRLLIATGADPVLPPWEGKNLSGIHPLKTIPDAKAIMDDLQEDVHQVSIIGGGYIGLEMAENLAAIGKKVRMIDRGDRLGKIFDEDMSELIHKEAERQGVELVLNESVEGFNGKDRVASVITDEGEYETDLVLAAVGVAPNTSFLNGTGIYTSYNQAIEVNAFMETSIMDIYAAGDCATQFHRVKQRPDYVPLGTHANKQGRVAGLNMIDKRRVFRGIVGTSILKFFELTLARTGLSSREAEEEHFPYQTVSIESTHEAGYYSKDNPMTLKLIYDEQSRQLLGGQIIGRQGVDKRIDVLATAIYHNMTVDELIDLDLSYSPPYNSVWDPIQQAARRAK, from the coding sequence ATGAAGTTTATCATTATCGGCGGGGATGCTGCCGGCATGAGTGCTGCTATGCAAATGGTTCGAAATAGTAAAGGTAATGAAATTGTTACTCTTGAACGTGGGGAGATTTATTCATATGGCCAATGCGGCTTGCCTTACGTTTTTGGAGGAGAAGTTGATTCGTTTAATGATTTAATTGCACGGACACCCGAGACATTTCGTGACAAATACGGGATTGACGCGCGCTTGCTGCATGAAGTTACAAAAGTGGATTGTGATCACAAGATTGTCTATGGCATTGATCATGGCAGTGGTGAAAAGTTTGAGGAGTCCTATGATCGTTTACTAATTGCTACGGGAGCAGATCCGGTACTCCCTCCATGGGAAGGAAAGAATCTGTCTGGAATTCACCCGTTAAAAACGATTCCCGATGCAAAGGCGATCATGGATGATTTGCAGGAAGATGTGCATCAGGTGTCCATCATCGGCGGTGGCTATATCGGTCTTGAAATGGCAGAAAATTTAGCTGCTATTGGTAAAAAAGTAAGGATGATCGATCGTGGGGATCGTTTAGGTAAAATTTTTGACGAGGACATGAGTGAATTGATTCATAAGGAAGCTGAAAGGCAGGGGGTAGAACTCGTTCTTAATGAATCAGTTGAAGGGTTTAATGGGAAAGACAGGGTAGCAAGTGTCATCACGGACGAGGGAGAGTACGAGACGGACCTTGTTTTAGCTGCTGTTGGTGTCGCTCCGAATACATCATTTCTAAACGGAACGGGAATTTATACGAGTTATAATCAGGCGATCGAGGTCAATGCGTTTATGGAAACGAGTATTATGGATATTTACGCAGCTGGGGATTGTGCCACACAATTTCACCGTGTTAAACAGCGTCCGGACTATGTACCGCTTGGGACCCACGCAAATAAACAAGGGAGAGTTGCTGGGTTAAATATGATTGATAAACGGCGAGTTTTTCGTGGGATCGTAGGTACGTCTATTCTGAAATTTTTTGAGCTGACACTTGCTCGGACAGGTTTGTCATCTCGTGAGGCAGAAGAAGAGCATTTTCCTTACCAAACTGTTTCGATTGAATCGACACATGAGGCGGGATATTACTCAAAAGATAACCCGATGACGTTGAAATTGATATACGATGAGCAGTCACGGCAGTTGCTAGGGGGTCAAATCATCGGACGACAAGGCGTGGATAAACGGATTGATGTGCTGGCCACAGCCATTTATCACAACATGACTGTAGATGAGCTTATTGATCTCGATCTCTCCTATTCTCCTCCTTATAACAGTGTATGGGATCCGATCCAGCAAGCGGCTCGCCGGGCAAAGTGA
- a CDS encoding GNAT family N-acetyltransferase: MKWVEKTFDQLTTNELYTLLEHRTDVFVVEQNCPYKEVDGRDDECVHIWLEDDGEMLAYCRILPPQTSDEYDAIGRVLVTKKARGKGYARDIMNKAIDKLKQRRDVEKISLHGQEHLRYFYASFGFEEISEVYLEDDIPHVDMLMKL; this comes from the coding sequence ATGAAATGGGTAGAAAAAACATTTGACCAGTTAACAACGAATGAGTTATATACCCTTTTAGAGCATAGAACGGATGTTTTTGTAGTGGAGCAAAATTGCCCGTACAAAGAGGTAGATGGACGTGACGATGAATGCGTACATATTTGGCTTGAGGATGATGGTGAAATGCTCGCTTATTGCCGGATTCTCCCACCGCAAACCAGTGACGAATACGATGCAATCGGTCGTGTTCTCGTTACGAAGAAGGCACGCGGCAAGGGGTATGCGAGAGATATAATGAATAAAGCAATTGATAAGCTGAAGCAAAGAAGGGACGTTGAGAAGATCTCATTGCACGGACAGGAACATTTACGCTACTTTTATGCATCATTTGGTTTTGAAGAAATATCTGAGGTTTATCTCGAAGATGACATTCCACATGTAGATATGTTGATGAAGTTGTAG
- a CDS encoding pyridoxal phosphate-dependent aminotransferase, giving the protein MKNFPQSETLKRLPDQFFAELVKKLNTYQQKGHDVINLGQGNPDQPTPDHIVQSLQKAAEDPVYHKYSPFQGFDYLKEAAAQFYKREYNVTLDPSSEVAIMFGSKAGLVELSQCFLNPDDVALVPDPGYPDYWSGVAIADAVMKSLPLLQENSFLPDYNALDKETLEKAKLMFLNYPNNPTGAVASEEFFKETIEFADQHNICVVHDFAYGAIGFDEHKKPLSFMQVPGAKDVGIEIYTMSKTYNMAGWRVAFAVGNPSVVEALEKIQDHYYVSLFGAVQEATATALLDSQESVKELRETYELRRNILIEGFEEIGWELMPCKGSFFVWLKVPEGYTSQSFADALLEQVGLFVAPGVGFGAYGEGYVRIGLNNSEEDLRESVQRFKQFRQ; this is encoded by the coding sequence ATGAAAAACTTCCCTCAATCTGAAACCCTAAAGAGACTACCCGATCAATTTTTTGCTGAACTCGTTAAGAAGTTAAATACATATCAACAAAAAGGCCACGATGTCATTAATCTTGGCCAAGGCAATCCTGACCAGCCCACACCAGACCACATCGTTCAATCATTACAAAAAGCCGCCGAAGACCCTGTCTATCATAAATATTCGCCATTCCAGGGATTCGATTATCTGAAAGAAGCGGCGGCTCAATTTTATAAACGAGAATATAACGTGACGCTTGACCCTTCATCTGAAGTGGCGATCATGTTCGGGAGCAAAGCCGGTCTTGTCGAGCTCAGTCAATGTTTCTTGAACCCAGACGATGTTGCGCTCGTTCCTGACCCAGGCTATCCTGATTATTGGTCCGGGGTGGCGATAGCAGATGCAGTGATGAAGTCCCTGCCACTTCTCCAGGAAAATAGCTTTTTACCGGATTATAACGCACTAGATAAAGAAACATTAGAAAAAGCCAAGTTGATGTTTTTAAATTATCCTAATAACCCAACAGGTGCTGTCGCGTCTGAAGAATTCTTCAAAGAAACAATTGAGTTCGCTGACCAGCATAATATATGTGTCGTCCATGACTTTGCTTATGGGGCAATTGGATTCGATGAGCATAAAAAACCGCTCAGCTTTATGCAGGTGCCCGGGGCAAAAGACGTCGGTATCGAAATCTATACGATGTCAAAAACGTATAATATGGCGGGGTGGCGTGTCGCTTTCGCTGTTGGTAATCCGAGTGTGGTTGAGGCACTTGAGAAAATCCAAGACCATTATTATGTAAGTTTGTTCGGAGCGGTTCAAGAAGCTACGGCCACAGCTCTGCTTGACTCCCAAGAGTCGGTAAAAGAGTTGCGTGAAACGTATGAATTAAGAAGGAATATTTTAATAGAAGGTTTTGAAGAAATAGGCTGGGAACTTATGCCATGTAAAGGTTCTTTCTTCGTATGGCTAAAGGTCCCTGAAGGTTATACATCACAATCCTTTGCGGACGCACTGCTTGAACAAGTTGGCTTATTCGTTGCTCCAGGAGTAGGCTTCGGTGCTTACGGAGAAGGATATGTCCGAATCGGTTTAAACAATTCTGAAGAAGACCTTCGTGAGTCCGTTCAGCGCTTTAAACAATTCCGACAATGA
- a CDS encoding LytR/AlgR family response regulator transcription factor: MSIRAVVVDDERFSREELIFLIERYPSIEVIGEADSGEVALMKTIQLQPDVLFLDVEMPKMDGMEVAKSVRELKKVPEIVFATAYSDFAVEAFRHNAVDYLLKPFDEEQLSHTIERLEKKLIGQKSYQEKTWMPTKLAVEEDGDIRYLDPNDILYVYREGRVTKVVGKARSYEINWALKDIEARLTPFSFFRIHKSYLVNLNYIDRLTPWFNGAYHLELKGHEEKLSVSRNYVKNLRNQLEL; the protein is encoded by the coding sequence ATGAGTATTCGTGCCGTAGTCGTTGATGATGAACGTTTCAGCCGTGAGGAGCTTATCTTTTTAATAGAACGTTACCCTTCCATTGAGGTTATAGGGGAGGCTGATTCTGGTGAAGTGGCGTTAATGAAGACGATCCAATTGCAGCCGGATGTGTTATTTCTTGACGTCGAAATGCCAAAAATGGATGGAATGGAGGTAGCAAAGTCTGTTCGGGAGTTAAAGAAGGTGCCTGAAATTGTGTTTGCGACCGCCTATTCGGACTTCGCTGTTGAGGCATTTCGTCATAATGCGGTTGATTATTTATTAAAGCCGTTTGATGAAGAGCAGTTATCACACACAATCGAGAGACTGGAGAAGAAATTAATAGGCCAGAAGAGTTATCAAGAGAAAACTTGGATGCCGACAAAATTGGCGGTGGAAGAAGATGGCGATATTCGTTATCTTGATCCTAACGACATTTTATATGTTTACAGGGAAGGAAGGGTGACGAAGGTCGTTGGAAAGGCCAGAAGCTATGAGATAAATTGGGCGCTTAAAGATATAGAGGCAAGACTTACGCCTTTTTCATTTTTTCGGATTCATAAAAGCTATCTCGTTAATCTTAATTACATCGACAGGCTTACCCCGTGGTTCAATGGTGCTTACCACCTGGAGCTGAAGGGGCATGAGGAAAAGCTATCTGTTAGCCGCAACTATGTAAAAAACTTAAGGAACCAATTAGAGCTATAG
- a CDS encoding carbon-nitrogen family hydrolase, producing the protein MTTNLAIIQMDIAYGDPAMNRKNVRAHIKEAVAKGGEVILLPEMWTTGYDLSHFDKIAEKLDGPTHQLLAELAENHKVMIASSIAERDGEDFYNTFVVYDENGERCMKYRKAHLFRLMDEEKYLKSGNQQGNFQLGETPVAGVICYDIRFPEWIRTHMLEGARGLFVVAEWPKPRVAHWRHLLISRAIENQCFVIACNRVGADPNNEFGGHSIVVDPWGTVVGEAGEEEEILMVEVDFTRVEAIRDQIPIFQDRRPDLYK; encoded by the coding sequence ATGACAACTAATTTAGCAATTATCCAAATGGACATCGCTTATGGGGATCCTGCTATGAACCGCAAGAATGTCCGTGCACACATTAAAGAAGCTGTAGCAAAAGGCGGTGAAGTCATTCTTCTTCCAGAGATGTGGACAACAGGCTATGATTTAAGCCATTTTGACAAAATTGCAGAAAAACTCGATGGACCCACCCATCAGCTGCTAGCCGAATTAGCCGAGAATCATAAAGTTATGATTGCAAGCTCAATTGCCGAACGGGATGGGGAGGATTTTTACAATACCTTTGTCGTCTATGACGAAAATGGTGAGCGCTGTATGAAGTATCGAAAAGCTCACCTGTTCCGATTAATGGATGAAGAGAAATATTTGAAGTCTGGTAATCAGCAAGGGAACTTTCAGTTAGGCGAAACACCTGTGGCAGGGGTGATCTGCTACGATATTCGTTTCCCTGAATGGATCCGTACCCACATGCTTGAAGGAGCTCGCGGACTGTTTGTTGTCGCCGAATGGCCAAAACCACGTGTTGCGCATTGGCGCCATTTATTAATCAGTCGCGCCATTGAAAACCAATGCTTTGTTATTGCCTGCAACCGGGTTGGAGCTGACCCTAACAATGAATTCGGCGGCCATTCGATCGTCGTGGATCCATGGGGGACCGTTGTTGGTGAAGCAGGCGAAGAAGAGGAAATCTTGATGGTTGAGGTTGACTTTACAAGAGTAGAGGCAATCCGCGATCAAATTCCTATTTTCCAAGATCGGCGGCCAGACCTTTATAAGTGA